In Tenacibaculum pacificus, a single window of DNA contains:
- a CDS encoding AAA family ATPase produces the protein MEEKLQNLCDSLDDLSQAILNGWSDDKTLSTHWGWNFPNLSRHDLANIPKNISSDIKKLNITQLDEEFAIQIDSIPEKIEEFKTKTLVYFYNGHGNQAVPVFISLMEWVKSTLTPINSWEVLYDLKAMPTKLSKRLTSIQSQLSDIIPEKEKLEDKIKLITEANEAAESLPTDLAALKKARKIITDLTNTASENKGLIDSHLKNIIKTVESINLKKIETDKLVDKCEEAYKITTTKGLAAAFDERAKKSQSSMYLWVFALLLALGSAIWIGSIRFETLLNALNSTNPVWGIIWMNCLLAILSLTAPLWFAWISTKQINQRFRLAEDYSFKASVAKAYEGYRKEASRIDPAFEARLFSSALTRLEEAPLRLMESHSHGSPWRELITSPQFEKAINKIPELKDKFIEVTGNIIKITPSKNGVKKITEE, from the coding sequence ATGGAAGAAAAATTACAAAATTTGTGTGACTCTTTAGATGATTTATCACAAGCTATTTTAAATGGTTGGAGTGATGATAAAACTCTTAGTACACATTGGGGTTGGAACTTCCCTAACCTAAGTCGACACGATTTAGCGAACATCCCTAAGAATATTTCATCAGATATAAAAAAATTGAACATCACTCAATTAGATGAAGAATTTGCAATACAAATAGATAGTATTCCTGAAAAAATTGAAGAATTTAAAACAAAAACGCTTGTTTACTTTTATAATGGACATGGAAATCAAGCTGTTCCAGTATTTATATCATTAATGGAGTGGGTAAAATCAACTTTAACACCTATAAATAGTTGGGAGGTACTGTACGATTTAAAAGCAATGCCAACAAAATTATCAAAAAGATTAACTTCAATACAAAGTCAGTTATCTGATATAATCCCAGAAAAGGAAAAACTTGAAGATAAAATTAAATTAATTACAGAAGCTAATGAAGCTGCTGAATCTTTACCAACAGATTTAGCAGCCTTAAAAAAAGCTAGAAAAATAATTACAGATTTAACAAATACTGCTAGCGAAAATAAAGGATTAATAGATTCACATTTAAAAAATATAATTAAAACTGTTGAATCTATTAATTTAAAGAAAATTGAAACAGATAAGTTAGTTGATAAATGTGAAGAAGCATATAAGATTACTACAACCAAAGGGCTTGCAGCTGCTTTTGATGAAAGAGCTAAAAAATCTCAAAGTTCAATGTATTTATGGGTTTTTGCTTTATTACTAGCCTTAGGTTCTGCAATATGGATTGGTTCGATTAGGTTTGAAACTTTACTTAATGCGTTAAACTCTACAAATCCTGTTTGGGGTATAATATGGATGAATTGTTTATTAGCTATCCTAAGTTTAACAGCCCCATTGTGGTTTGCTTGGATTTCCACAAAACAAATTAATCAACGTTTTAGGTTAGCAGAAGATTATAGCTTTAAGGCATCAGTTGCAAAAGCCTATGAAGGTTATAGAAAAGAAGCTTCTAGAATAGACCCAGCTTTTGAAGCTCGATTATTTAGTTCTGCACTAACAAGACTTGAAGAAGCTCCCCTCCGATTAATGGAGAGCCACTCACATGGAAGCCCGTGGCGTGAATTAATTACTTCTCCACAATTTGAAAAAGCTATTAATAAAATTCCTGAATTAAAAGATAAATTTATCGAAGTTACAGGAAATATTATTAAAATTACTCCAAGTAAAAATGGAGTGAAAAAAATAACAGAAGAATAA
- a CDS encoding SMI1/KNR4 family protein, giving the protein MEKLNELEKELNLTFPLIYKKFYLECEKSIPKAMIGTDLYHNKNELKEWALELLKEDNAENFLSEKDFVFMMHQGYMFWYFKANGTENPNVYFYLEMSLKPDQLTDLKTFITEYPNVGIKTE; this is encoded by the coding sequence ATGGAAAAATTGAATGAATTGGAAAAAGAACTCAACCTGACTTTTCCATTGATTTATAAAAAGTTCTATTTAGAATGTGAAAAGTCAATTCCAAAGGCAATGATTGGAACTGACTTATATCATAATAAAAATGAATTGAAAGAATGGGCTTTAGAATTATTGAAGGAAGATAATGCAGAAAATTTTCTGAGTGAAAAAGATTTTGTTTTTATGATGCATCAAGGCTATATGTTCTGGTATTTTAAAGCAAACGGAACTGAAAATCCTAATGTATATTTTTACCTAGAAATGAGTTTAAAACCAGACCAATTGACTGATTTAAAAACTTTCATAACTGAATATCCAAACGTTGGAATAAAAACTGAATAA